A portion of the Sulfuricurvum kujiense DSM 16994 genome contains these proteins:
- a CDS encoding tobe domain-containing protein translates to MNILNAVLTAITSSEHLSILSVSVGEDNFHLLLAEQCHESIGEPLKLAFKETEIILSKTYTATTANIHRAVVTRISQGSVLSQITLHYHDTAINALVPTLRFDTLDIHEGDEVCWMVQPSEISLLRGHHGS, encoded by the coding sequence ATGAACATTCTGAATGCCGTTTTGACCGCTATCACCTCTTCTGAACATTTGAGTATTCTCTCCGTTAGCGTGGGGGAAGACAACTTTCATCTTCTCCTTGCCGAACAGTGCCACGAGTCGATAGGCGAACCGTTGAAACTGGCATTCAAAGAGACCGAAATCATCCTCTCCAAAACCTATACGGCAACCACGGCGAATATTCACCGTGCCGTTGTTACCCGTATTTCACAAGGGAGCGTTCTAAGCCAGATTACCCTTCACTATCACGATACGGCTATCAATGCCCTCGTCCCGACCTTGAGATTCGATACACTCGATATCCATGAGGGGGATGAAGTGTGCTGGATGGTTCAACCGAGCGAAATATCACTCCTGAGAGGTCATCATGGAAGCTGA
- a CDS encoding class I SAM-dependent methyltransferase → MFLEPIDFASMYREHKATTDFKGKTNTDWDEKSKDMAASVINSPYVNDFISHMKLTGDEVVLDIGCGPGTLAVPLAKLVKEVIAIDFSAQMLEELKAYAAREGVTNIKTYHIGWEDDWSHLPPIDIVVASRSMEVSDIDAALAKMSGHASKACYLTYKVGGSFVDMNILDYIGKKVKTKPDYWYIPILLYSKGYLPRVDYIETGRGSVRAGNEEEFVESLIWSVHELNDEQKVKAREYYRDVIVGQNHPPRAVNWAFISWECAQ, encoded by the coding sequence ATGTTTTTAGAACCGATCGATTTTGCCTCCATGTACCGCGAGCATAAAGCCACTACCGATTTCAAAGGCAAAACCAATACCGACTGGGATGAAAAGTCCAAAGATATGGCGGCATCCGTTATCAACAGCCCCTATGTAAACGACTTCATCTCCCATATGAAACTCACCGGAGATGAAGTGGTTTTGGATATCGGATGCGGACCGGGCACCCTTGCCGTTCCGTTGGCAAAATTGGTCAAAGAGGTAATCGCCATCGATTTCTCCGCACAGATGCTCGAAGAGCTAAAAGCCTATGCGGCACGTGAAGGGGTGACTAATATTAAAACATATCATATCGGTTGGGAAGATGACTGGAGCCATTTGCCGCCGATCGATATCGTCGTTGCTTCCCGTTCGATGGAAGTTTCCGATATCGACGCGGCACTCGCCAAAATGTCCGGCCATGCATCCAAAGCATGTTACCTCACCTACAAAGTCGGGGGAAGTTTCGTCGATATGAATATCCTAGACTACATCGGCAAAAAGGTCAAAACCAAACCCGACTACTGGTACATCCCGATCCTCCTTTATTCAAAAGGCTACCTTCCCCGCGTCGACTACATCGAAACGGGTCGGGGAAGCGTCCGTGCAGGCAATGAAGAGGAGTTTGTCGAATCGCTGATCTGGAGCGTCCATGAGTTGAACGATGAACAAAAGGTAAAAGCGCGCGAATACTACCGCGACGTCATCGTCGGACAAAATCATCCTCCGCGTGCCGTAAACTGGGCGTTCATCTCTTGGGAGTGCGCACAATGA
- the modD gene encoding ModD protein, translating to MIILNDHELEALLAEDVPYGDLTTASLGITDQRARITFATRERPLVVSCTEEAVRLCGLYGLEIDGFVKSGTLVPPKSVFLEARGEAGHIHRIWKSVQNLLDYAGGISTYTREAVLLARSINPDIVVATTRKTTPFTKKIAIKAVEAGGGVAHRLGLSESILIFDYHRVFFPSEEAFAEALNKTRKANPEKKIVMEAGDIAEALKFARLGIDILQLEKFPLTKLSDAVQILRADYPHITLIATGGISTKNIAEYASTGVDMIVTSSPYNAQSADIKVRIEPL from the coding sequence ATGATCATCCTGAACGATCACGAATTGGAAGCCTTGCTTGCCGAAGATGTCCCCTACGGCGATTTGACGACGGCATCGTTGGGTATCACCGATCAGCGCGCCCGGATCACTTTTGCCACCCGCGAACGCCCGCTCGTCGTCTCCTGCACCGAAGAAGCAGTACGGCTGTGCGGACTCTACGGATTAGAGATCGACGGTTTCGTGAAATCGGGGACGCTGGTTCCGCCTAAAAGCGTCTTTCTCGAAGCACGCGGCGAAGCGGGCCACATCCACCGCATCTGGAAGAGTGTCCAGAACCTCCTCGATTACGCCGGCGGGATCTCGACCTATACCCGTGAGGCGGTACTGTTAGCCCGCAGTATCAATCCCGATATCGTCGTGGCCACTACCCGAAAAACGACCCCGTTTACGAAAAAAATCGCCATCAAAGCAGTCGAAGCCGGCGGAGGCGTCGCCCATCGTCTCGGCCTCTCCGAGAGTATCTTGATTTTTGACTACCACCGCGTATTTTTCCCCTCCGAAGAAGCATTTGCCGAAGCGCTGAACAAAACCAGAAAAGCGAACCCGGAGAAAAAAATCGTGATGGAAGCGGGGGACATCGCCGAAGCGTTGAAGTTCGCCCGTCTCGGTATCGATATCCTCCAACTCGAAAAGTTCCCGCTCACCAAACTCTCCGATGCGGTGCAGATACTGCGGGCTGACTATCCGCATATCACCCTTATCGCGACCGGAGGGATCAGTACCAAAAATATTGCCGAGTATGCAAGTACGGGGGTCGATATGATCGTTACCTCTTCTCCGTATAACGCCCAGAGCGCCGACATCAAAGTGAGAATTGAGCCGTTATGA